One part of the Malus sylvestris chromosome 2, drMalSylv7.2, whole genome shotgun sequence genome encodes these proteins:
- the LOC126603431 gene encoding long chain acyl-CoA synthetase 4-like: MAATKYKYLVEVEKAKEAKDGKPSQGPVYRSLFAKDGFPPAISGMDSCWDVFRRSVEKNPRNPMLGRREIVNGKAGKYVWLTYKEVYDMVVKVGNAMRGCGVVEGDKCGIYGVNCPEWIMSMEACNAHGLYCVPLYDTLGAGAVEFIICHVEVSIAFAEEKKIPELLKIFPGATKYLKTLVSFGNVTPEQEETLRQYGVTLYSWSEFLQLGENKEYDLPVKKKKSDICTIMYTSGTTGDPKGVLISNESIITLLAGVKRLLESVNEQLSEEDVYLSFLPLAHIFERVIEELFIWTGAQIGFWHGDVKLLTEDIGELKPTIFCAVPRVLDRIYAGLTQKISSGGFLKKTLFNVAYSYKYHNMQNGHGHVQASPIADKVVFSKVKQGLGGSGGASSSVPPPWLLPLNEIDKTKVFQLTPKGLLSVRNKQQRRRTSINRRQTTSW, encoded by the coding sequence ATGGCGGCGACGAAGTACAAGTATCTGGTAGAAGTGGAGAAGGCCAAGGAGGCCAAGGACGGCAAGCCGTCGCAGGGACCTGTGTACCGGAGCCTGTTCGCCAAGGATGGCTTTCCACCTGCGATTTCCGGAATGGACAGTTGCTGGGATGTTTTCCGCAGGTCAGTAGAGAAAAATCCCAGAAACCCCATGCTTGGTCGTCGGGAGATTGTGAATGGGAAGGCTGGTAAATATGTGTGGCTAACTTATAAGGAAGTGTATGACATGGTAGTCAAAGTTGGAAATGCCATGCGCGGTTGTGGTGTGGTTGAAGGAGACAAGTGTGGTATATATGGTGTCAACTGCCCAGAATGGATTATGAGCATGGAGGCTTGCAATGCTCATGGACTCTATTGCGTGCCTTTATATGACACTCTAGGTGCTGGTGCTGTGGAATTTATCATATGCCATGTTGAAGTTTCAATTGCTTTTGCTGAAGAAAAGAAGATACCTGAGCTGTTGAAAATATTTCCTGGTGCGACAAAATATCTGAAAACACTTGTGAGCTTTGGCAATGTTACACCTgaacaagaggaaacactcagGCAGTATGGAGTGACGTTATATTCATGGAGTGAATTTCTGCAATTGGGAGAGAATAAAGAGTATGACCTTccagtaaaaaaaaagaaaagtgataTCTGCACTATAATGTATACTAGTGGAACAACTGGTGACCCCAAGGGAGTACTAATATCCAATGAAAGCATCATTACTCTTCTGGCTGGGGTGAAGCGTTTGCTAGAAAGTGTAAATGAACAGCTCAGTGAGGAGGATGTATATCTTTCATTTCTTCCCCTGGCACATATCTTCGAACGGGTGATTGAGGAGTTATTTATCTGGACTGGCGCCCAAATAGGGTTTTGGCATGGGGATGTCAAATTATTAACTGAAGACATTGGGGAGTTAAAACCGACTATCTTCTGTGCTGTTCCACGTGTGTTAGACAGAATCTACGCAGGCTTGACACAGAAGATTTCATCAGGCGGCTTTCTGAAAAAGACCTTGTTCAATGTTGCATATTCATACAAGTATCATAACATGCAAAATGGCCATGGGCATGTACAGGCGTCTCCAATTGCTGACAAAGTTGTGTTTAGTAAGGTAAAGCAAGGATTGGGCGGTAGTGGTGGAGCTTCTTCCTCTGTACCTCCGCCATGGTTGCTGCCTTTGAATGAGATtgacaaaaccaaagtttttcaACTCACACCCAAAGGCCTTCTCTCCGTCCGTAACAAACAACAACGACGAAGAACTTCAATAAACCGTCGTCAAACGACTAGCTGGTAG
- the LOC126588158 gene encoding subtilisin-like protease SBT4.4 — MAKHGALLFSYAFSIILLLTVSLPSEAADQEERKTYIIYLGSLPKDELFSPLSHHIGILERVTESSSASNLLVRSYKKCFNGFAAKLTDREGETLAKMKEVVSVFPSKTYKLQTTRSWEFLGFNEKHKRNPTVESNVIIGVIDSGIWPESKSFSDEGFGPAPKKWKGVCKGGKNFTCNNKIIGARFYTDSSARDENGHGTHTASTAAGNPVKGVSFYGLGQGTARGGVPSARIAAYKVCNSEGCSSEGLLGAFDDAIHDGVDIITISIGADSAEPLDQDPIAIGALHAIEKGILTLQSAGNSGPDGGSVASVAPWILAVAASSTDRRIIDKVILGNRRTLVGSSVNAFKLNGTSFPLIEGKKASHCFLDCEIGCLDPNLAKGKIVVCSAARGSIEAHRVGAIGALTSTTEPDVSFIVPLPAASFDSKDFGAVESYLSSTANPRAKILKSEVIKDLAAPTIASFSSRGPNSILPEIIKPDITAPGVDILAAYSPVAPLIESSEDQRHVKYSILSGTSMSCPHAAGVAAYIKTFHPNWSPSAIKSSILTTAGPVNGTNNSTSPGEFSYGSGHINPVKAVNPGLVYETSKNDYIKMLCSTLDESKVRLISGDKAPCSASTGNKSAKDLNYPSLASNVSPGTSFSVKFQRTVKNVGVANSTYKAKIISKPGVNIKVVPQVLSFKSLNEKKTFNVTVSGRGMPNGSHVSASLVWTDGTHSVRSPILVTSFSA, encoded by the coding sequence atggcAAAGCACGGAGCTCTCCTGTTTTCTTATGCTTTCTCCATTATTCTCTTGCTCACTGTGAGTTTACCGTCTGAAGCCGCTGATCAGGAAGAAAGAAAGACATATATTATCTACTTGGGATCACTTCCTAAGGATGAGCTGTTCTCACCATTGTCTCACCACATTGGTATTCTTGAAAGAGTTACCGAGAGCAGCTCTGCTTCGAATCTCTTGGTCAGAAGTTACAAAAAATGCTTCAACGGATTCGCTGCAAAGCTCACTGACCGAGAAGGAGAAACGCTTGCTAAGATGAAGGAAGTTGTCTCTGTGTTTCCGAGCAAAACTTACAAACTCCAAACAACAAGATCCTGGGAATTCTTGGGCTTCAATGAGAAGCACAAACGAAATCCTACTGTCGAGAGCAATGTTATTATTGGTGTCATCGATAGTGGGATATGGCCTGAATCTAAAAGTTTTAGCGATGAAGGTTTTGGTCCAGCTCCGAAGAAGTGGAAGGGAGTTTGCAAAGGAGGCAAAAATTTCACTTGCAACAACAAGATCATTGGAGCTCGGTTTTACACTGATTCCTCAGCCAGAGATGAGAATGGGCATGGAACTCATACTGCCTCAACCGCAGCAGGAAATCCGGTAAAGGGTGTGAGCTTTTATGGACTGGGGCAGGGAACTGCAAGAGGAGGCGTTCCCTCTGCGAGGATTGCTGCATATAAAGTTTGCAATTCTGAAGGTTGCTCTTCAGAAGGGCTCTTGGGTGCTTTTGATGACGCTATTCATGATGGAGTTGACATCATTACAATTTCAATTGGAGCCGACTCTGCAGAACCTTTGGATCAGGATCCTATAGCAATCGGTGCTCTTCATGCAATTGAGAAAGGGATACTAACCTTGCAATCTGCAGGAAATAGTGGTCCTGACGGAGGTTCTGTAGCAAGTGTAGCACCATGGATTCTTGCAGTTGCAGCAAGTAGCACAGATCGTCGCATTATTGACAAGGTTATTCTTGGAAACAGAAGGACGCTTGTCGGTAGTTCAGTGAATGCTTTCAAATTAAATGGAACAAGTTTTCCGTTGATAGAAGGAAAAAAGGCAAGTCATTGCTTCTTGGATTGTGAAATAGGTTGCCTGGACCCTAATTTAGCTAAGGGAAAGATTGTGGTATGTTCTGCTGCTAGGGGCAGTATTGAGGCTCATCGAGTCGGTGCAATAGGTGCGCTAACTAGCACTACCGAACCCGATGTTTCTTTCATTGTCCCACTACCTGCAGCAAGTTTTGACAGTAAAGATTTTGGCGCTGTCGAGTCGTATCTCAGCTCCACAGCCAACCCTCGAGCAAAGATACTAAAAAGTGAAGTCATAAAAGATCTTGCTGCACCTACTATCGCTTCCTTCTCTTCACGGGGGCCTAATTCTATTTTACCTGAAATTATCAAGCCGGACATAACTGCCCCGGGGGTTGATATTTTGGCTGCATATTCACCTGTTGCTCCTCTCATAGAGAGCTCTGAAGACCAGAGGCATGTAAAATACAGTATCTTATCTGGAACCTCCATGTCTTGCCCGCATGCTGCTGGTGTCGCTGCGTATATCAAGACATTCCACCCCAACTGGTCCCCATCTGCTATCAAATCATCTATTCTTACTACAGCTGGGCCTGTGAATGGCACCAACAATTCCACCTCACCGGGTGAATTTTCGTATGGATCTGGGCATATCAATCCTGTAAAAGCTGTAAATCCAGGGCTTGTGTACGAAACTTCTAAGAATGATTACATTAAGATGCTATGCTCGACCTTGGATGAGTCCAAAGTTCGACTTATTTCTGGAGACAAAGCCCCTTGCTCTGCAAGTACTGGCAATAAATCGGCCAAGGATCTAAACTACCCTTCACTGGCTAGTAATGTTTCACCAGGAACTTCATTTTCGGTTAAGTTTCAAAGAACAGTAAAAAATGTTGGCGTTGCAAACTCCACATACAAGGCAAAGATCATCTCAAAGCCGGGAGTTAACATCAAGGTGGTGCCTcaagttctttccttcaagtcTTTGAATGAGAAAAAGACCTTCAATGTGACAGTTTCCGGAAGAGGTATGCCCAATGGTTCGCATGTATCTGCGTCGTTGGTGTGGACGGATGGCACGCACAGCGTTCGAAGTCCAATTCTTGTAACCAGCTTCTCTGCTTGA
- the LOC126588193 gene encoding probable ADP-ribosylation factor GTPase-activating protein AGD11, which yields MEMSTQQDNSVPNKVSGSGSCLYDLLCSDTPVWRCPSDRRTLSGPQERLEILLHQSANRSCADCGALDPKWVSLTFGVFICIKCSGVHRSLGVHISKVVSVKLDEWTDDEVEILASMGGNTTVNKKYEARLPENVSKPKPDSSIEERFYFIRRKYELLDFLNSDEQMSCPFPPNKKSNNSTVSSTQDKKQYEKQPTKHRIGQAFRNSWGRKDSEHKTAKKGYSMPMAGMVEFVGLIKVNVVRGTNLVVRDMVTSDPYVILALGHQSVKTRVIKNNLNPVWNESLMLSIPDHIPPLKVLVYDKDTFKADDFMGEAEIDIQPLVSAAIAYEKSSINEPVQLGKWVASKENALVKDGVINLVDGGVRQQITLRLQNVERGILEIELECVPLNQ from the exons ATGGAGATGTCTACCCAGCAAGATAATTCTGTTCCCAACAAAGTCTCAg GGTCAGGTTCTTGCCTCTACGATCTCTTATGTTCAGACACGCCGGTTTGGAGATGCCCTAGTGATCGACGTACATTATCTG GTCCACAAGAAAGGCTGGAGATTTTGTTGCACCAATCTGCCAACAGGTCCTGTGCAGATTGTGGAGCTCTAGATCCAAAATGGGT ATCTTTAACCTTTGGAGTATTTATTTGTATAAAGTGTTCTGGTGTACATAGAAGCCTTGGAGTGCATATTTCGAAG GTTGTATCAGTGAAGCTAGATGAATGGACAGATGATGAAGTTGAGATCTTGGCAAGTATGGGAGGAAATACTACTGTAAACAAGAAGTATGAGGCTCGCTTGCCAGAAAATGTCAGCAAACCAAAACCAGATTCTTCTATAGAGGAGCGCTTTTATTTTATTAG GAGAAAATATGAGCTGCTAGACTTCTTGAACTCTGATGAACAGATGTCATGTCCCTTCCCACCTAATAAGAAATCAAACAATTCAACTGTTAGTTCTACCCAAGATAAGAAACAGTATGAGAAACAACCAACGAAACACCGTATTGGTCAGGCATTTCGTAACAGCTGGGGAAGAAAAGATTCTGAACATAAGACCGCAAAGAAGGGCTACTCAATGCCGATG GCAGGTATGGTCGAATTTGTTGGACTAATTAAGGTGAATGTGGTTAGAGGAACCAACCTAGTTGTACGGGATATGGTGACAAGTGACCCTTACGTCATCCTTGCATTGGGTCACCAA TCGGTGAAGACGCGTGTCATAAAGAACAACCTTAATCCAGTATGGAATGAGAGCCTGATGCTGTCAATTCCTGATCACATACCTCCTCTAAAAGTG CTGGTATATGACAAAGATACGTTCAAAGCTGATGATTTTATGGGTGAGGCTGAGATTGACATTCAACCTTTGGTGAGTGCTGCCATAGCCTATGAGAAGTCCTCAATCAATGAGCCGGTGCAGCTTGGAAAGTGGGTAGCCAGCAAAGAAAATGCACTTGTAAAAGATGGTGTCATCAACCTAGTAGACGGGGGAGTGAGACAGCAGATCACTCTCAGGCTGCAGAATGTTGAGAGGGGTATACTGGAGATTGAGCTTGAATGTGTGCCTCTTAATCAATAG